In Vitis vinifera cultivar Pinot Noir 40024 chromosome 11, ASM3070453v1, a genomic segment contains:
- the LOC100249046 gene encoding protein PLASTID MOVEMENT IMPAIRED 1-RELATED 1 — translation MMFSKAEAAKRSDGDSANAKLLLEVEKINKTLYSAKNPPRGLYSASNARSKSAGKNHLMDSKSKPKYAKEDPEQKEKKSIWSWKALKSLSHIRNRRFNCCFSLHVHLIEGLPSNLNDSSLTVHWKRKDGELVTHPAKVSRGIAEFEEKLNHTCSVYGSRNGPHHSAKYEAKHFLLYASVFGAPELDLGKHRVDLTKLLPVTLEELEDDKSSGKWTTSFKLAGKAKGATMNVSFGYVVIRDNFIPPTHKNVPELFNLKQNNLSIAKSVTKFDQGANISKIKRGGSLPESFIPRHPASSQSVEGIKILHEVLPMSRSELSSSLNLLYQKLDECKLDASVDYRPELDNFSEPVEALKPNSNSLPDSSQQNIENEGEDNEFSVIEQGIELSSKELVRPEEDTVKASNVSAVGSLDIVDINSGINVVLEEDPKLDSQDEEYGSSSDKLVIQDCESIENDLCTKESLMKELDSVLNSMSNLETEALDFLKEDESHMEVKSNYKTDRKGKKALSLDDVTESVASEFLDMLGIEHSPFGLSSESEPESPRERLLRQFEKDTLASGCSLFDFDVGDGNLGEFSDDVPTGFGLGNLSEDFKFSSAVQAPGDEHWLPSQVLRNNTRAKVLEDLETEALMREWGLNEKAFQGSPRNSSGGFGSPINPALEEPLQLPDLGEGLGPFIQTKNGGFVRSMNPSLFKNAKSGGSLIMQVSSPVVVPADMGSGIMDILQNLASVGIEKLSTQANKLMPLEDITGRTMQQIAWETVPSLEAPERQSLLQLGSEAGQDVTGGQKRVTGKSSVSRCNKLNSSSLGSDVGSEYVSLEDLAPLAMDKIEALSIEGLRIQSGMVEEDAPSNISAQSIGEISALKGKGVNITGSLGLEGAAGLQLLDIKDVDNDLDGLMGLSLTLDEWMRLDSGEIGDEDQISERTSKILAAHHANSLEFIRGGSKGERRRGRGSGRKCGLLGNNFTVALMVQLRDPLRNYEPVGTPMLALIQVERVFVPPKPKIYSTVSVVGNSKEEDDESVSVAKEDVKDEKKEEQISEEEAIPQFKITEVHVAGLKTEPGKKKLWGTSTQQQSGSRWLLANGMGKNNKHPFMKSKAVSKSTSPATTTVQPGETLWSISSRVHGTGAKWKELAALNPHIRNPNVIFPNETIRLC, via the exons ATGATGTTTTCAAAAGCTGAAGCTGCGAAAAGAAGTGATGGTGATTCTGCTAATGCAAAGTTATTGCTTGAGGtggagaaaataaataaaacccttTATTCGGCCAAAAATCCTCCAAGGGGTTTGTATTCTGCCTCCAATGCACGATCCAAATCTGCTGGAAAGAACCACTTGATGGATTCCAAATCGAAGCCCAAGTATGCCAAAGAAGATCCAGAACAGAAAGAGAAGAAATCCATTTGGAGTTGGAAAGCCTTAAAGTCCTTGTCCCATATCAGAAACCGGAGGTTCAATTGTTGTTTTTCTCTCCATGTCCATTTGATTGAAGGGTTGCCATCGAATTTGAATGATAGTAGTCTCACTGTGCACTGGAAGAGGAAGGATGGAGAGTTGGTGACTCATCCAGCAAAGGTTTCCCGAGGAATCGCtgaatttgaagagaaattgaACCATACTTGCTCAGTCTATGGTAGTAGGAATGGACCCCACCACTCGGCTAAATATGAAGCTAAACATTTCCTGCTTTATGCATCGGTGTTTGGTGCTCCTGAACTTGATTTGGGAAAGCATCGGGTTGATCTCACAAAGTTGCTTCCAGTTACCCTGGAGGAATTAGAAGATGATAAGAGTTCAGGAAAGTGGACAACTAGTTTTAAACTAGCGGGCAAGGCTAAAGGTGCTACAATGAATGTTAGTTTTGGCTATGTGGTGATACGTGATAATTTCATTCCGCCTACCCACAAGAATGTCCCTGAGCTTTTCAATTTGAAGCAGAATAATTTGAGTATTGCGAAATCAGTGACAAAATTTGATCAAGGTGctaatataagcaaaataaagcGTGGTGGAAGTCTTCCTGAAAGCTTCATTCCGAGACATCCTGCCTCTTCTCAATCTGTGGAAGGCATAAAAATTCTTCATGAGGTTTTGCCAATGTCAAGGTCAGAACTCTCTAGCTCTTTAAATCTGTTATATCAGAAATTAGATGAATGCAAGTTGGATGCTTCAGTTGATTATAGGCCTGAACTTGATAATTTCTCTGAACCTGTTGAGGCTCTCAAACCAAATTCCAATTCTTTGCCTGATTCTAGTcaacaaaatattgaaaatgaggGAGAAGATAATGAATTTTCCGTAATTGAGCAAGGGATAGAACTATCGTCAAAGGAACTGGTAAGACCAGAAGAAGATACTGTGAAGGCTTCCAATGTTTCTGCTGTGGGGAGTCTTGATATTGTTGACATCAACAGTGGCATTAATGTAGTCCTTGAAGAGGACCCTAAGCTTGATTCCCAGGATGAGGAATATGGTAGCTCTAGTGATAAGCTTGTGATACAGGATTGTGAATCAATAGAGAATGATCTATGCACAAAAGAGTCACTCATGAAAGAATTAGATTCAGTTCTAAATAGCATGTCAAATTTGGAGACGGAAGCATTGGATTTTCTTAAAGAAGATGAGAGTCACATGGAagttaaatcaaattataaaacaGATAGGAAGGGAAAAAAGGCACTTAGCTTGGATGATGTTACGGAGTCTGTGGCAAGTGAGTTCTTAGATATGCTGGGGATTGAGCATAGTCCATTTGGATTGAGCTCTGAAAGTGAGCCTGAGTCGCCCAGGGAACGTCTCTTGAGACAATTTGAAAAGGATACCCTAGCTTCTGGCTgttctttgtttgattttgatgttGGAGATGGGAACCTGGGAGAATTTTCTGATGATGTTCCAACTGGATTTGGGTTGGGGAACTTATCTGaggattttaaattttcatcggCGGTCCAAGCCCCTGGGGATGAGCATTGGTTACCAAGTCAAGTCTTGAGGAACAACACAAGAGCGAAAGTTTTGGAAGACTTGGAGACAGAAGCTTTAATGCGTGAGTGGGGCTTGAATGAGAAGGCTTTTCAGGGTTCTCCACGTAACAGCTCTGGTGGGTTTGGAAGCCCAATCAATCCTGCTCTTGAAGAGCCACTCCAATTGCCTGATCTTGGGGAAGGCTTAGGTCCATTCATTCAGACAAAGAATGGAGGATTTGTGCGGTCTATGAATCCCTCACTTTTCAAGAATGCCAAAAGTGGTGGGAGCTTGATCATGCAGGTTTCCAGTCCAGTTGTGGTGCCTGCTGACATGGGTTCTGGTATAATGGACATATTACAGAATTTGGCTTCAGTTGGGATTGAAAAGCTTTCTACTCAGGCAAATAAGTTAATGCCTTTGGAAGATATAACCGGGAGGACAATGCAACAAATAGCATGGGAAACTGTGCCCAGTTTGGAGGCACCTGAGAG GCAATCTTTATTACAGCTTGGATCAGAGGCTGGGCAAGATGTAACTGGTGGACAAAAGAGAGTTACAGGAAAATCATCTGTTTCCAGATGTAATAAGTTAAATTCAAGCTCCTTAGGCAGTGATGTGGGCTCAGAGTACGTATCTCTAGAAGATCTTGCTCCTTTGGCAATGGATAAGATTGAAGCTCTATCAATTGAAGGGCTCAGAATCCAATCTGGCATGGTGGAGGAGGATGCACCTTCGAACATCAGTGCACAGTCTATTGGGGAAATTTCAGCCCTCAAGGGAAAGGGGGTGAACATCACTGGCTCCCTTGGTTTGGAGGGAGCTGCTGGTTTGCAACTGTTGGACATCAAAGATGTTGATAATGATTTAGATGGATTAATGGGTCTTTCACTAACACTTGATGAATGGATGAGGCTGGACTCTGGTGAAATTGGTGATGAAGATCAAATCAGTGAGAGAACTTCAAAAATTCTTGCAGCCCATCATGCGAATTCCTTGGAATTTATTCGTGGAGGGTCCAAGGGAGAGAGAAGGCGGGGCAGAGGTTCAGGTAGAAAGTGTGGTTTGTTGGGGAACAACTTCACAGTGGCCCTAATGGTGCAGCTTCGTGATCCTCTTCGGAACTATGAGCCAGTTGGTACACCAATGCTTGCTCTTATTCAGGTGGAAAGAGTGTTTGTTCCACCAAAGCCAAAAATATACAGTACAGTTTCAGTGGTGGGGAACAGTAAAGAAGAGGATGATGAGTCTGTGTCAGTGGCAAAGGAAGATGTGAAGGATGAGAAGAAAGAAGAACAAATTTCTGAGGAGGAAGCCATTCCTCAGTTCAAAATTACTGAAGTCCATGTTGCTGGTCTGAAGACTGAGCCTGGTAAGAAGAAACTTTGGGGTACCTCAACTCAGCAACAGTCTGGTTCTCGTTGGCTGCTTGCAAATGGAATGGGGAAGAACAATAAGCATCCATTTATGAAGTCAAAGGCGGTGAGTAAATCCACTTCCCCAGCAACAACTACAGTGCAGCCTGGTGAAACCTTATGGAGCATCTCATCTCGTGTTCATGGTACGGGGGCTAAGTGGAAGGAATTGGCAGCTTTGAATCCACATATAAGGAACCCCAATGTTATCTTCCCAAACGAAACTATCAGGTTGTGCTGA